Proteins encoded by one window of Anaerosalibacter sp. Marseille-P3206:
- the gatB gene encoding Asp-tRNA(Asn)/Glu-tRNA(Gln) amidotransferase subunit GatB, translating to MAYKTIIGLEIHCELMTNSKIFCSCTTEFGGEANTHCCPVCLGLPGALPVINKKVVEYGIKAGLAFNSKIARETKMDRKNYFYPDLVKGYQISQYDIPLCDGGYIEIENENGPKTIRLIRIHIEEDTGKSIHSEDGGSLLDFNRSGVPLIEIVTQPDMNSPEEAREFLEKLKATLRYIEVSDCKMEEGSLRCDVNINVVDEETGVRTTITELKNLNSFKAAVKAMEYEEKRHIALLKEGKDAVRETRRWDEVKNETIVMRTKEDAADYRYFPEPDLVKMKIEEEWIETIKKNLPELPQDKKERFIKEYDLPEYDAGVLTQTKELANFYEETVKYVNDPKQVSNWVMGDVLRRLKDEEIEAEDLTLKPKDLAELIILIQDGKISNNIGKKVLKDMFESGKSASTIVKEKGLIQISDEGELKTIIEKVISENEQSVTDYHNGKDRALGFLVGQVMKATRGKANPQLVNKLVLEIIEKK from the coding sequence ATGGCTTATAAAACCATAATAGGACTTGAAATACATTGTGAACTAATGACTAATTCAAAAATATTTTGTAGTTGTACTACAGAGTTTGGTGGAGAAGCAAATACTCACTGTTGCCCTGTATGTTTAGGTCTTCCAGGTGCACTTCCAGTTATAAATAAAAAAGTAGTTGAATATGGTATAAAAGCAGGACTTGCTTTTAACTCAAAAATTGCAAGAGAAACTAAAATGGATAGAAAGAATTATTTTTATCCTGATTTAGTTAAGGGATATCAAATATCTCAATATGATATTCCTCTATGTGATGGAGGATATATTGAAATAGAAAATGAAAATGGACCTAAGACTATAAGATTAATTCGAATTCATATAGAAGAAGATACTGGAAAATCAATTCACTCAGAAGATGGAGGTTCTCTACTTGATTTCAACAGAAGTGGAGTACCACTGATTGAGATAGTTACACAGCCAGATATGAACTCTCCAGAGGAAGCAAGAGAGTTTCTTGAAAAGTTAAAAGCTACTTTAAGATATATTGAAGTTTCTGACTGCAAGATGGAAGAAGGTTCTCTAAGATGTGATGTGAATATCAATGTAGTTGACGAAGAAACAGGAGTTAGAACAACTATTACAGAACTAAAGAATCTAAACTCATTTAAAGCAGCAGTAAAAGCTATGGAATATGAGGAAAAAAGGCATATTGCTCTTCTTAAAGAGGGAAAAGATGCAGTTAGAGAGACTAGAAGATGGGATGAAGTAAAAAATGAAACAATAGTTATGAGAACAAAGGAAGATGCTGCAGATTATAGATATTTTCCTGAACCAGATTTAGTTAAGATGAAAATAGAAGAAGAATGGATTGAAACAATTAAAAAGAACTTACCTGAACTACCTCAAGACAAAAAAGAAAGATTTATAAAGGAATATGATTTACCTGAATACGATGCAGGAGTTTTAACTCAAACAAAAGAATTGGCTAATTTCTATGAAGAAACAGTTAAATACGTAAATGATCCAAAACAGGTAAGTAACTGGGTAATGGGAGATGTTTTAAGAAGATTAAAAGATGAAGAAATAGAAGCAGAAGACTTAACCTTAAAGCCAAAAGACTTAGCTGAACTTATAATTCTTATACAAGATGGCAAGATAAGCAATAATATAGGCAAAAAAGTTTTAAAGGATATGTTTGAATCAGGAAAATCAGCAAGTACTATAGTTAAAGAAAAAGGCCTAATTCAAATAAGTGATGAAGGAGAACTTAAAACAATTATAGAAAAAGTAATTAGTGAAAATGAACAATCTGTAACAGATTATCATAATGGTAAGGATAGAGCGTTAGGATTTTTAGTTGGCCAAGTAATGAAAGCTACTAGAGGTAAGGCTAATCCCCAACTTGTGAATAAATTGGTACTTGAAATAATAGAGAAAAAATGA
- a CDS encoding UvrD-helicase domain-containing protein, with translation MDYTSGLNDRQKEAVLYGEGPLLILAGAGSGKTRVLTHRIAYLIEEKDVLPYNILAITFTNKAANEMKERVGSLIGDKLDDLWIGTFHSICVRILRMNIEKLGYSSSFVIYDSYDQKTVVKECIKELNLDKDTYKERSILSTISSLKNTMVKPDEYINENYGNFYNRNVGEIFALYEKKLKNNNALDFDDLILKAIDLLKGYSDVLEYYQKKFRYIFVDEYQDTNKAQYELVKLLSQKYKNLCVVGDDDQCVLKGSKITTTRGKIPIEDLKENDKIYSASGRGEILEGTVDKIMKKEYQGPIIRIKTKSGKIIKTTPNHIMFGKLNPEPGVYYVYLMYRRDKGYRIGMTQGVRSRDREIVNGLMVRLNQEHGDRSWILKTCKSKEEAAFYEQLFSMKYQIPTSVFQVASRNMTLGQDYIDKLFDEIDTRKNVVKLMEDLLLFEEYPHHRPNGVIRGQTARRIVNLSFFSGKKTGEKLGWYSHRIQFNTSGDELKDNVVSANFPVRAGKRETWRVETERVDYDEAVEYSKKLEQLEEDIEVVKRARLTEDIYFTYMPASHIRPNMSIPVYEDGKILEDIVEETSLEKYSGFVYDISVPNFRQYICEDIVIHNSIYGWRGADISNILNFEKDFANTKIIKLEQNYRSTKNILDVANSVIKNNFERKDKALWTSNDKGRQVVVKMANDEREEGDFVACKIEELIKSEGFKPSDFAILYRTNAQSRIFEEIFMRRSIPYKIVGGVKFYDRKEVKDVISYLRLVQNPLDDVSLKRIINVPKRGIGNATIEKVEQYASLRGESLYSALLDVGEIPGLSKRAENNLSDFTTMINKFLAMKEILGLKDFVEEVVNGTGYIKELVAEDTIESNTRIENLKEFISVAVDFEFKNPEGTLEDFLGNISLLSDVDKTEDDLESVTLLTVHSAKGLEFPVVFLVGMEEGLFPIARALDVESELEEERRLCYVAITRAEKQLFISYANMRTIYGNTNYCRFSRFLEEIPKELINMEDEKEETSKKDLIVKHFSRKNDNIKNTNVDVKDVSVGTKVKHKMWGVGTVVQTVDRGGDMELVVAFEEKGIKKLLLSLAPIEII, from the coding sequence ATGGATTATACAAGTGGGCTAAATGATAGACAGAAGGAAGCCGTTCTTTATGGAGAAGGGCCTTTACTTATTTTAGCGGGAGCAGGAAGTGGTAAGACTAGAGTTTTAACTCATAGGATTGCTTATTTAATAGAGGAAAAGGATGTACTTCCATACAATATCTTAGCTATTACTTTTACTAATAAGGCTGCTAATGAGATGAAGGAAAGGGTTGGTAGTCTTATAGGAGATAAATTAGATGATTTGTGGATAGGTACTTTTCACTCTATATGTGTTAGGATTCTTAGAATGAATATTGAGAAATTAGGTTATAGTAGTAGTTTTGTAATATATGATAGTTATGATCAAAAGACTGTAGTAAAAGAATGTATCAAGGAATTAAACTTAGATAAGGACACATATAAGGAAAGAAGCATTCTAAGCACTATTAGTTCACTCAAGAATACAATGGTAAAACCGGATGAGTATATAAATGAAAACTATGGAAACTTCTACAATAGAAATGTTGGTGAAATCTTTGCTTTATATGAGAAAAAGTTAAAAAACAACAATGCTTTGGATTTTGATGATTTAATACTTAAGGCTATAGATTTACTAAAAGGCTATTCAGATGTACTTGAATACTATCAAAAAAAGTTTAGATATATATTTGTAGATGAATATCAAGATACGAACAAGGCTCAATATGAATTGGTGAAACTATTATCACAAAAGTATAAGAACCTATGTGTTGTTGGAGATGATGATCAATGCGTACTAAAAGGTTCTAAAATTACTACAACAAGAGGTAAAATTCCTATAGAAGATTTAAAGGAAAATGATAAGATTTATTCAGCATCTGGTAGAGGAGAAATATTAGAAGGTACTGTTGATAAAATAATGAAGAAAGAGTATCAGGGCCCTATAATAAGGATAAAAACTAAATCAGGAAAAATAATTAAAACTACTCCAAATCATATTATGTTTGGTAAACTTAATCCAGAACCAGGTGTATACTATGTTTATTTGATGTATAGAAGAGATAAGGGATACAGAATAGGCATGACTCAAGGAGTGAGATCACGAGATAGGGAAATAGTAAATGGTCTTATGGTTAGATTGAATCAGGAACATGGGGATAGGTCATGGATTCTTAAAACATGCAAAAGCAAAGAAGAAGCAGCATTTTATGAACAATTATTTTCTATGAAATATCAAATACCTACTTCGGTTTTTCAAGTTGCAAGTAGAAATATGACTTTAGGACAGGATTATATAGATAAATTATTTGATGAAATAGATACTAGAAAAAATGTAGTTAAGCTAATGGAGGATTTATTATTATTTGAAGAATACCCACACCATAGACCAAATGGTGTTATAAGAGGACAAACTGCAAGGAGAATTGTAAATTTATCTTTCTTTAGTGGAAAAAAAACTGGCGAAAAATTAGGATGGTATAGTCATAGAATACAATTTAATACAAGTGGTGACGAATTAAAAGATAATGTTGTAAGTGCAAATTTTCCTGTAAGAGCTGGGAAAAGAGAAACTTGGAGGGTGGAGACGGAAAGAGTAGATTATGATGAGGCAGTTGAATATAGCAAAAAATTAGAACAGTTAGAAGAAGATATCGAAGTTGTGAAAAGAGCTAGATTAACTGAAGATATTTACTTTACTTATATGCCTGCATCTCATATAAGGCCTAATATGAGTATTCCAGTATATGAAGATGGGAAAATATTAGAAGATATAGTTGAGGAAACTTCATTAGAAAAATATAGTGGATTTGTATATGATATTTCAGTTCCTAATTTTAGACAATATATTTGTGAAGATATTGTAATTCATAACTCCATATACGGGTGGAGGGGTGCTGATATTTCTAATATATTGAATTTTGAAAAGGATTTTGCAAATACAAAAATAATAAAATTAGAACAAAATTATCGTTCTACAAAAAATATATTAGATGTAGCTAATTCAGTTATTAAAAATAATTTTGAGAGAAAAGACAAAGCTCTTTGGACTTCTAATGATAAGGGAAGACAAGTAGTAGTTAAAATGGCAAATGATGAAAGAGAAGAAGGGGATTTTGTAGCTTGTAAAATTGAAGAGTTAATAAAAAGTGAAGGATTTAAACCTAGTGATTTTGCTATTTTATATAGAACCAATGCTCAGTCTCGTATTTTTGAGGAAATTTTCATGAGAAGAAGTATCCCCTACAAAATAGTTGGAGGAGTAAAGTTCTATGACAGAAAAGAAGTAAAGGATGTTATTTCTTATTTAAGACTTGTTCAAAATCCACTAGATGATGTGTCTCTAAAGAGGATTATAAATGTTCCTAAAAGAGGCATAGGAAATGCAACTATTGAAAAAGTAGAACAATATGCTTCTCTAAGAGGAGAAAGCTTATACAGTGCATTATTAGATGTAGGAGAAATACCAGGATTATCAAAAAGAGCGGAAAACAATCTTAGTGATTTCACTACTATGATAAATAAATTTTTAGCTATGAAGGAGATTTTGGGATTAAAGGATTTTGTTGAAGAAGTGGTAAATGGTACTGGATATATTAAAGAACTAGTAGCGGAAGATACAATCGAATCTAATACTAGAATAGAGAACTTAAAAGAATTTATCTCTGTTGCAGTAGATTTTGAATTCAAAAATCCAGAGGGAACTCTTGAAGATTTCCTAGGAAATATTTCACTTCTTTCTGATGTGGACAAGACTGAAGATGATTTAGAATCTGTTACACTATTGACTGTTCATAGCGCCAAAGGATTAGAGTTTCCTGTTGTATTTCTTGTTGGTATGGAGGAAGGTTTATTTCCTATTGCAAGGGCGTTAGATGTAGAAAGTGAATTGGAAGAAGAGAGAAGACTTTGTTATGTGGCTATCACAAGAGCAGAAAAACAATTATTTATATCTTATGCAAATATGAGAACTATATATGGTAATACTAATTATTGTAGATTTTCTAGATTTTTGGAGGAAATTCCTAAAGAATTAATCAATATGGAAGATGAAAAAGAAGAAACTAGTAAAAAGGATTTGATTGTAAAGCATTTTTCTAGAAAAAATGATAATATTAAAAATACAAATGTAGATGTTAAAGATGTTAGTGTTGGTACAAAAGTAAAACATAAGATGTGGGGTGTAGGTACTGTAGTTCAAACAGTAGATAGAGGTGGAGATATGGAGTTGGTTGTAGCTTTTGAAGAAAAGGGAATAAAGAAGCTTCTTTTATCCTTAGCACCTATAGAAATAATATAA
- a CDS encoding ABC transporter permease — protein sequence MLKYTLKRIGVAIITLWVIVTVTFFLMRAIPGDPFTDQKRIQPEIMEKLKKKYGLDKPLIVQYGTYLKNLLKGDLGDSMKYKNRSVNDIIEEGFAVSAKVGMMSLALGAIVGITFGIIAALQRGKFFDYFVIIIAVIGVSVPSFVFAALLQYFFGVKLQWLPVARWGTPAHYVMPVLALGLRQIAYIARMMRTSMLDVLSQDYVRTAKAKGLSRAAVTWKHTIRNAILPIVTILGVSIAGVVVGSFVIENIFAIPGIGKHFVQSITHQDYTLIMGTTIFYAIILIVMMFIVDIVYGLVDPRIRLD from the coding sequence ATGCTCAAGTATACTTTAAAAAGAATAGGGGTAGCTATTATTACTCTTTGGGTTATAGTAACTGTTACATTCTTTTTAATGCGTGCAATACCAGGGGATCCTTTCACTGATCAAAAGAGAATCCAACCAGAAATCATGGAAAAACTTAAGAAAAAATATGGTTTAGATAAACCTTTAATAGTGCAATATGGAACATATCTTAAGAATTTATTAAAAGGTGATTTAGGGGATTCAATGAAATATAAAAATAGGTCTGTTAATGACATTATAGAAGAAGGTTTTGCAGTTTCAGCCAAAGTAGGAATGATGTCTTTAGCTTTGGGAGCAATAGTAGGAATAACTTTTGGAATAATAGCTGCACTTCAGCGGGGTAAATTTTTTGATTACTTTGTAATAATTATAGCTGTTATCGGGGTATCAGTACCAAGTTTTGTATTTGCTGCATTATTGCAATATTTCTTTGGGGTAAAATTACAATGGCTTCCAGTTGCTAGATGGGGAACGCCAGCTCACTATGTAATGCCGGTTCTTGCACTAGGTCTTAGACAAATAGCTTATATTGCTAGGATGATGAGGACAAGTATGTTAGATGTTTTGAGTCAAGACTATGTAAGAACAGCTAAGGCAAAGGGACTTTCTAGAGCAGCTGTTACTTGGAAACATACAATTAGAAATGCAATACTACCGATAGTAACTATATTAGGTGTTTCAATTGCTGGAGTTGTTGTAGGGTCCTTTGTTATAGAGAATATATTTGCTATACCTGGAATTGGTAAGCATTTTGTACAGAGTATAACCCACCAAGACTATACTCTTATCATGGGAACCACAATATTTTATGCAATTATTTTAATAGTGATGATGTTTATTGTAGATATTGTATATGGTTTAGTAGATCCAAGAATAAGGCTTGATTAA
- the gatC gene encoding Asp-tRNA(Asn)/Glu-tRNA(Gln) amidotransferase subunit GatC — MISKDDVKHIAYLSKLKFSEEEIVDFTNKFSQIVEYVDKLSEVDTENIDSTYQISEEYQFMREDEIKESLSREEALLNAPDSQFGYFKLPKVLE; from the coding sequence ATGATTTCAAAGGATGATGTAAAACATATAGCTTATCTTTCAAAGTTAAAATTTAGCGAAGAGGAAATAGTTGATTTTACCAATAAATTTTCTCAAATAGTTGAGTATGTAGATAAATTAAGTGAAGTTGATACAGAAAACATAGATTCAACTTACCAAATTAGTGAAGAGTATCAATTTATGAGAGAAGATGAAATTAAGGAAAGTCTTTCTAGAGAAGAAGCACTTTTAAATGCTCCAGATAGTCAATTTGGATATTTCAAACTACCTAAAGTATTAGAATAG
- the gatA gene encoding Asp-tRNA(Asn)/Glu-tRNA(Gln) amidotransferase subunit GatA yields MLDLTKLSAIELRQKLIDKEVSSVEIVKSHIKKIEEMESSIGAFITTNGEEALKTAELVDKKIANNEEIGYLAGIPIGIKDNIVTNGIKTTCGSKMLENFVPPYDATVIEKIKGEDGIIIGKTNMDEFAMGSSTETSYFKVTKNPHDLERVPGGSSGGSAAAVASFEVPLSLGSETGGSVREPASFCGIVGIKPTYGLVSRYGLIAFASSLDQIGTFGRNVSDAALLLNAISGLDRRDSTSVSKEKIDYTKATVEGIKGMRLALPKEYFGEGIDKSVKERVYNAVKVLESLGAEIEEISLPYTDYALSCYYLISTSEASSNLARLDGVRYGYRAEKYDDLEELYINSRTESFGEEVKRRIMLGTYALSSGYYDAYYEKAQKVRTLIKRDFDKTFEKFDAIISPTAPILPFRIGEKTDDPLAMYMSDILTVSVNLAGVCALSVPCGFVEGLPVGLQLIGNRFEEEKIIKLAYNYERNRGDINGL; encoded by the coding sequence ATATTGGATTTAACAAAATTATCAGCTATTGAACTAAGACAAAAGCTTATTGATAAAGAAGTATCAAGTGTAGAAATAGTAAAGAGTCACATAAAAAAAATAGAAGAAATGGAGAGTTCTATTGGAGCTTTTATAACCACCAATGGTGAAGAAGCATTAAAAACCGCAGAATTAGTAGATAAAAAGATTGCTAACAATGAGGAAATTGGTTACCTAGCAGGTATTCCAATAGGAATCAAAGACAATATTGTGACTAATGGTATAAAAACTACTTGTGGTTCAAAGATGTTAGAAAACTTTGTACCCCCTTATGATGCTACAGTTATAGAAAAGATAAAAGGTGAAGATGGAATAATCATAGGAAAGACCAATATGGATGAGTTTGCTATGGGTTCTTCTACTGAGACTTCATATTTTAAAGTGACAAAAAATCCTCATGATTTAGAGAGAGTTCCTGGAGGTTCAAGTGGTGGCTCAGCAGCAGCAGTTGCTTCATTTGAAGTGCCATTATCATTGGGATCAGAAACAGGAGGTTCTGTTAGAGAGCCAGCAAGTTTCTGTGGTATAGTAGGGATAAAGCCTACATATGGATTAGTTTCTAGATATGGATTGATTGCATTTGCATCTAGTTTAGATCAAATAGGTACTTTTGGAAGAAATGTTTCAGATGCAGCTTTACTATTAAATGCAATATCTGGACTTGATAGAAGAGATTCTACATCTGTTTCCAAAGAGAAAATCGACTATACAAAAGCAACAGTTGAAGGTATAAAAGGTATGAGATTGGCATTACCTAAGGAATATTTTGGTGAAGGCATAGATAAAAGTGTAAAAGAAAGAGTTTATAATGCTGTAAAAGTGTTAGAAAGCTTAGGCGCAGAGATTGAGGAAATTTCACTACCTTATACAGACTATGCTCTTTCCTGTTATTATCTAATATCTACTTCTGAGGCAAGCTCTAATTTAGCTAGATTAGATGGAGTAAGATATGGATATAGAGCAGAAAAATATGATGATTTAGAAGAATTATATATAAATTCTAGAACAGAATCATTTGGTGAAGAAGTAAAGAGAAGAATTATGCTTGGAACTTATGCATTGAGTAGTGGGTATTATGATGCGTACTATGAAAAGGCTCAAAAAGTAAGAACTCTTATTAAAAGAGATTTTGATAAGACATTTGAAAAATTTGATGCTATTATTTCTCCTACAGCACCAATACTACCATTTAGAATTGGAGAAAAGACGGATGATCCTCTAGCTATGTATATGTCTGACATCCTTACAGTATCTGTAAATTTAGCTGGAGTATGTGCATTATCAGTTCCATGTGGTTTTGTAGAAGGGCTACCTGTAGGTCTTCAATTAATTGGGAATAGATTTGAAGAAGAAAAAATAATTAAACTAGCCTATAACTATGAGAGAAACAGAGGTGATATAAATGGCTTATAA
- the map gene encoding type I methionyl aminopeptidase, translating to MVIIKTREEIENMRKAGEILASCHKEIAKIIKPGITTYEIDQFTEEFLKKHNATPEQKGYQGYPFATCASVNDEICHGFPNKKPLKDGDIVTIDMVVNLNGWLADSAWSYGVGNVSPKVNELLEVTKESLYIGIEKAVIGNRIGDISHAVQTYVESKGFSVVRDFVGHGIGRDMHEDPQVPHFGRPGRGLRLMEGMVITIEPMVNMGTYKCKVDDNGWTARTTDGKLSAQYEHTLAITKDGPIIITQQ from the coding sequence ATGGTAATAATAAAGACTAGAGAAGAAATAGAAAATATGAGAAAAGCTGGCGAAATATTAGCAAGTTGTCATAAGGAAATTGCAAAAATAATAAAGCCAGGTATAACTACATATGAAATAGACCAATTTACAGAGGAGTTTCTAAAAAAACACAATGCAACTCCAGAACAAAAAGGATATCAGGGCTATCCTTTTGCAACATGTGCTTCTGTAAATGATGAAATATGCCATGGTTTTCCAAACAAAAAACCACTAAAAGACGGAGATATAGTTACAATCGATATGGTGGTTAACTTGAATGGATGGTTAGCAGATTCAGCTTGGTCTTATGGAGTTGGAAATGTTTCCCCTAAGGTAAATGAACTTTTAGAAGTTACTAAGGAATCACTTTATATTGGAATTGAGAAAGCTGTAATAGGGAATAGAATTGGAGATATTTCTCATGCTGTTCAGACTTATGTAGAGTCTAAAGGTTTTTCAGTTGTAAGGGATTTTGTTGGTCATGGAATAGGAAGAGATATGCACGAAGACCCTCAAGTACCTCATTTTGGTCGTCCAGGGAGAGGACTTAGACTTATGGAAGGAATGGTAATTACTATTGAACCTATGGTTAACATGGGAACATATAAATGTAAAGTTGATGATAATGGTTGGACTGCTAGAACAACAGATGGAAAACTTTCAGCTCAATACGAGCATACACTAGCAATAACTAAAGATGGTCCTATAATTATAACACAACAATAG
- the ligA gene encoding NAD-dependent DNA ligase LigA produces the protein MDKIERIKELIEILDDLNYHYYTLDDPKVSDVEYDRLYDELVDLEKETGKIFPYSPTQRVGGEPLEKFEKHIHINQLWSLDKSQSIGELKNWDSRIKRLIEEYNQNNTEKLPLPTYVTEYKFDGLTINLTYENGELIQGATRGNGIVGEAILPQLKTIKTIPLKIPFKGKIEIQGEGLMPLKALENYNQISSEPLKNARNAAAGALRNLDPKETKRRNLIAYCYNVGYIEGKEFSTHMEMLKFLEDNKLPVNNYRVVCNTMEEVIEEIDKIDIERKVLDVLTDGVVIKLNDMRTREVLGYTQKFPRWAIAYKFEAEETTTKLLSVEWNVGRTGKVTPTAILEPVEIGGATVKRATLNNWDDILRKKVQLNSRVLIRRSNEVIPEIMGVMDTDDETQPIEKPEYCPACGSELVQDGVHIFCPNSLSCKPQLVSRMVHFASRDAMNIEGFNEKTAEKLFEELNLTDIPEIYELKYDDLINLEGFKEKKTNNLLNAIEKSKETNLASFIYALGVPNVGIKTAKDLANHYKSLEYIKNAKHEELITIPDIGDVIANSIIEFFHDSKILESIEKLLNEGVNPVYEEDDTVGESFFSGKTVVITGTIEGISRAEIKEKIEKMGGKVTGSVSSKTDYVIVGESPGSKYEKALSLGIEIIDSVRLMELI, from the coding sequence ATGGATAAAATTGAAAGGATCAAAGAACTTATAGAAATTCTTGATGATTTAAACTACCACTATTATACATTAGATGATCCGAAAGTAAGTGATGTTGAGTATGATAGGCTTTATGACGAGTTAGTAGATTTAGAAAAGGAAACAGGGAAGATTTTTCCCTATTCACCTACTCAAAGAGTAGGTGGAGAACCATTAGAAAAGTTTGAAAAACATATTCATATAAATCAACTTTGGAGTTTAGATAAAAGTCAAAGTATTGGAGAATTAAAAAACTGGGACAGCAGAATTAAAAGATTAATTGAAGAGTACAATCAAAACAATACAGAAAAATTACCTCTTCCTACTTATGTTACAGAGTATAAGTTTGATGGATTAACTATCAATCTTACCTATGAAAATGGTGAACTAATACAAGGAGCCACTAGAGGAAATGGTATAGTTGGTGAGGCTATATTACCTCAATTAAAAACTATAAAAACTATTCCTCTAAAGATTCCTTTTAAAGGTAAGATTGAAATTCAAGGAGAAGGCCTTATGCCTTTAAAAGCCTTAGAGAACTACAACCAAATCAGCTCTGAACCACTTAAAAACGCTAGAAATGCTGCTGCCGGAGCATTGAGAAATCTTGATCCAAAGGAGACAAAGAGAAGAAATCTTATAGCTTATTGTTACAATGTTGGATATATAGAAGGAAAAGAGTTTTCTACACATATGGAGATGCTTAAGTTCTTAGAAGACAATAAATTACCTGTAAATAATTATAGAGTTGTTTGCAATACAATGGAAGAAGTAATTGAAGAGATTGACAAAATAGATATAGAAAGAAAAGTTCTAGACGTTCTAACAGATGGGGTAGTAATTAAGCTAAATGACATGAGAACAAGGGAAGTACTTGGATATACTCAAAAGTTTCCACGCTGGGCTATAGCTTATAAATTTGAGGCAGAAGAAACAACTACTAAGCTATTAAGTGTAGAATGGAATGTGGGGAGGACTGGAAAGGTTACACCTACAGCAATTTTAGAACCAGTGGAAATAGGAGGCGCAACAGTAAAGAGGGCAACACTAAACAACTGGGATGATATACTTAGAAAAAAAGTACAGTTAAATTCTAGAGTACTAATAAGAAGATCTAATGAGGTAATTCCTGAGATTATGGGAGTTATGGATACAGATGATGAAACTCAGCCTATAGAGAAGCCAGAATATTGTCCCGCTTGCGGAAGTGAATTGGTACAGGATGGGGTTCATATATTTTGTCCTAATTCATTATCCTGCAAACCTCAATTAGTTTCTAGAATGGTTCATTTTGCAAGTAGAGATGCTATGAACATTGAAGGCTTCAATGAAAAAACTGCTGAAAAGCTTTTTGAAGAATTAAATTTGACAGATATCCCTGAAATATATGAGCTTAAATATGATGACTTAATTAATTTAGAAGGTTTCAAAGAAAAGAAGACTAACAATTTACTTAATGCTATTGAAAAGAGCAAAGAAACTAATTTAGCTTCATTTATATATGCTCTAGGTGTTCCGAATGTAGGAATAAAAACCGCTAAGGATTTAGCAAATCATTATAAATCATTAGAATACATTAAGAATGCTAAACACGAAGAACTAATTACTATACCTGATATTGGAGATGTAATAGCAAATAGCATTATAGAATTTTTCCATGACTCTAAGATATTAGAAAGTATAGAGAAACTTTTAAATGAAGGAGTGAATCCTGTTTATGAAGAAGATGATACTGTAGGTGAAAGTTTCTTTAGTGGGAAAACTGTGGTTATAACAGGAACTATAGAAGGAATTTCAAGAGCTGAAATAAAAGAAAAAATAGAGAAAATGGGTGGAAAAGTCACAGGAAGTGTAAGCAGTAAGACGGATTATGTAATAGTTGGAGAATCTCCTGGTTCAAAATATGAAAAGGCATTAAGTTTAGGAATTGAAATAATAGATTCAGTAAGGCTTATGGAGTTGATTTAA